TGGATTAGCTATCCATTGTCGTTTAATACGTTTACCTAGCTCTGGCCAAGCTAGTTTATCTTTACCATCTTTGGTTTAACCCGAAAGGGTAACCTGACGCAACTAATCTGTATTCGAGTAGCTCTTATgagtattatatttttcttgacttatgtattaaataattttaaaaagatccatcataataataaaatcctCTACGAATTTGTTCCAACGAAGTATAATAAGTTTCGAATTCTTAATATCCATAAGTTTAAATGTTACTGAATTTGAATTTCTGAATCATGTTGAATCAATGTTGAAGTTCAATTGATTATAGGCTTGTAGCTACTTAATGAGCATAATAAGTAGTGTGCTAATTTTGTGGAAgctttttaagtattttttatacTTACTTTAGATATTATTTCTTTGTAGATCTTGAGTTATTGGATTGTGTTGGTCGGATCATTGGAGCATACACCTACCTTTATCActttttggtagtttttgaagtATCAACTTATGGTTAATcatggcatgtaaatagggtgTAATAATATGAACATGTTTTGGTACCTTGTGTTGTAATGAATCCTTATACAAGTTTAGTGTTAATCACTATATTGCAAGTTTGATCTTTTGGTTATATATGGCATAGCTCAtatttatttggtatttaatgtttaaatggaTGAATTGATGAGTGAATTTGTGATAGATGAATGTACTTTTGTTTAgttgtttgaattgtggtgtctaTGAGGACACATTTTTTTAGACATTTAGGATGAATGTTTTGGCATATTTTAGGCttgttaaatgtgtttttaaggTATCGAATTGGAtagttttgatttggcttggTACCTAAGTTTGGGATGAAAACATGCCttgttttgaaaagtttttaaggTACACATGGCTTAGGACACGGGATGTCATATGTCtctgtgtcacacatggcttaCTTAGATGATCGTGTGCTTTACTTGTTTCTAGTGAAAGTTGGTCGACACGGGgatagagagttacatggcctgacgACAAGGCCATGTGACCCTGAGCCACACGagcttagagagttacacggcctagcgacAATGCCGTGTGACCCTGAGTCATACAGTCAcggtgagttacatggccttgCCATATGACCGTGTGACGTTTAACACGAGGAGAATTAGTTACACGGTTTCTGTACACGGGCTTGTGAAATAACTACTCGGGCATGTGGAGTATCCTTACGGCCATTTTTAAGCCACACGGTCCGCGCTCTATCatacggcctggccacacggtcgtgtgacccctgattgttttcaaatttttttatggactTCGTAGGCCCGATTTAAGGTTCGTAAGTGTATTTTAGCTATGGCCAAACTAAGTTATGGAATGttaacattaatttatataattgattctgttttgaaattttttgaactgTTTTgctcggtaatgctctgtatcATTAATCTGGAGACGAAAACGGGATAGGGGTGTTAAAAGATGTTAATCCTTGCACTATTTGCAGTTTGCCTTGAATTATCTTTTCCTGCTGCAGAAGAAACATTTAGACTTGGATAAATCTTTCGGCTTCTTGGTTCTCTTCCCCTCCACTTTAGGTGGCCTAAAGAACTGAGGCTTATTTCTTTAAGCTTAGTTTCCCTTCCCTTTAGTGGAAGAAGCAACAACCAAGTTTTCTTCTACTTTTTAGACCTGTTGACCgtcattcaacatcaactcacAGGATTGTAATCCTTCATTAGTTGTCAAAGCATAAGATTTTGGTTCCCAATGTTATATGTGGTTGAAAGCCTGCAAAATCCTTGGACAAACTTTTGAACACCATCTCTATTTGCATGTTCTAATCCATATTGGTCTCATTATCCTCTGCCTCAACAATCTGTCCCATAAGATTAATCATATGGTCTTTGACCAGAGTGCCGAGCTTTTGCAGGGCATTCATCAAACTAGTTATGGTTGATTATTGAGCCAAGACAGCTTGGCCTTTGAACATGTCCTCTAGTTTTTCGAGAATCACTTTGGCAGTTTTACAACTCTCTAGTTGCTTATAAAGGGTGTTAGTCACGCTTGTTAGCATATAGCAACGAGCTATCTCATCATAATCTTTGTAGAGTTTTATAGCCTCAACTTTAGTGGCCGGAGGGTATTTGTTATCAAAGACTGTTAAGTTTCTTATAGCTCAAGACAATCATGAGGTTCCTTTTCCattatttatagttattttcTTTCAGTTTATTCTTAGCTAGTATATTTAATAAGGGAGTAGGTGTCagtttttaactaaaaataaaatattcattcattaatattttttattaagcaaatattttgaaaacattttgcAGCTTAcgatatgcattaagatgatgcatgcatcttatattaaaatttgaaaaaattagtaAGTCGTTGCAACAATAATTCCTACACCCATTGAATTGAGTAATTCTGGGGTAATCTTTTGATCAACTagtaaatatatgaatttcTATTGAATTAGTACATGAATCTAATTCCTTAGGCATTCACACGTACTAATAATTGTTTAACATTTGGCCATTATTATAGCTTAAGTAGAGCTTCATCGAAAGTTACCTAACTAGAAGATCTTGAGTGTATGACCATCAAATCAACACCTATCACATCATGTACCACAAATGAGTCATCGTGGGATAATCTCACCAAGTGACATGATATGACTAGTGTCCTCTTATCTTGACCTATCGCAAGATACTGCCTATGACAAGGGCCAATCGAATTATCATTCGATCATAAGAGAATTCTTCTTACTTTTAGGAAATCTCCTTAGTGAAATCGACATAACAATCCTACCGTGGGGTAGTGCACTTGTCATGCCATCACCAGAGACCATTGATGGATGTCATAAGTCTTGTTTAGGGACTTTcttttactcaatattttaaaaaacttgcaaggtttttataatttcttgtttcaatcatgtatgatcaatatatgcatgCCAAGTACATGTGGTATTCTTTCCTAAAATATATGACATGCTTATCTCATATATGCATGGCATGATAtggcaattttataatattcacattcgaGTAGTTACAAGAGTCaatcaaacaattttgattctccacaaattttcttttaagggaaaactCACAGAATTGAATGTGAACCATGCACCAAGTAGGTCCTAAGAAAGGGAGGTTGAGTCAATTTGACTACttaaaaatgaagtttttcGTTCccagatccaatcctagacatgcaccttCTCATGACCACACTTCTCATAGTAATCGAATAACCAACAGAAGTGAAtggaacaatacaacacatgtattttctcattaccacacttcctATCTTTAATAGATCAACCGTGGatcatctcatacatatatatcacaattaaatcgtaaagaaatattaaacaaatatataaagagatgggtgataaaataaaattttcagccAAGGCttccatggttctatttctaaaaataaatgaaaaataaaaaaaaatacatagttTTTCGTCACAAGGCATTCCTTATGATTACGATCACCATTGTTCCATCTTCTCCTCGTCATGGAATCCTtcttggaaaaattacatttatatcCTATGTCCGTTTCCAGCTCACAAGcattctataaataaaaaataattctacGTGGAGATGATAGCCCACGGTCTATTTCCTAACAACCACAACCttagcaaaaataataattatgtaacaaatatatgaaatattacaTTCATTCACTTACATTCCCctaaacatgttaataattacGATAATAccacatcttatcaaatattaatcaaaccAGAAGAAGAGAGATTCGGTCTCGGTTTACACCATAAACATAGCACAACTTGGTgctttgataccaattattaaaaaaatcccGATTTGAAAACGGTTCCCGAtttgaaaacggttttcttACACTGCGAAAAAAATTGGTCCCGGcttatgatatttatagcaataaaccttaacagAATTTGTACTTGTGTTTTTGGCTTAGAGGACATTCATTGCTCCCGGCTTTCAACCAAAggatcttctccgctattctcgctcaacgaactgcttcgagtgtgggcttgtACCAATTGAATCGAAAAACATAACTAGAAAAGGTTTTCTCTCCTTTtagggtgaaaatgaaaattctctcttaatagaaactggtagatttgttattctgaaaaaatatatgtaatagttgagaAGAAAGTCCCTTTATTTTTTGACAaagtaacaatctctcaaagttgtgttaatagctctaccAGTGCCATCTATTTCTCAGAAGAGAATGTAGAACTCTTGTTGacttgtagtggtttatttgaAAATCCAATATACAAAACCGTCTTTATCggtaccactgaaaaatgggttgttagaGAAGCCTTctattatttttgtgtttttggagGGTAAGAATCTCATGGTTATGTTCACTTTTCCTTTctaatattatgtttaaaaattaaaactaaaaaagacATGGTAAAATTGGCTACTAATATGGTTGGATTTCATAATAGTTACAATGTGATAGAAATGAAGgagatgaaatatttgagaCTTTGTCAAAGCATGTGTGATAGTTTTAAATGACCTTGGTAATGTATTATAATGACAATATGATTGTATGATAATTTCATGGTGATGGCAAAGTTTATTatgatatatgtgatatgtaaCAAGCATTatttataatatgatatatgtgTGACGAGAATCTAAATATTCACATTAATGTATTTGAGATTGGCTAGATAAGCTATATAGTGTATATGTACGTCATAATTGTGTGAATGAGATGAAAGATTATAATTGGAGAATTTACTATTGCTACGAGTATGATAGTTACGATACGGTTGAAAAGCCAATTACGGAATAGTTTGTGCACTTCAGAATGACGATATGATATTGTGCAATTAGGTGCATTTCATGGgcccttattatatatatttatggcGTTAATGTCATATCCCGAAAATGGACCTAGAAGAAATagggataaatttttttaaatggtaaGAGAATTTAGTATGTCTTgaaaattatttgtgttaagaATTAGCAAGAATGAGTCTGCTGGTTAAGTGGTAAGGCCTTATCTTACAAATAGGTCCTAAGTTTAAAACCTTTTGTGTGCATtgaaccaaaatattttatttttacatttttacccatAAAAGAGCCAAATTTGCAAAATAGCCCagcaaaattttgattaaaccttaaataatatctaaaggatttttcaaagaaaacatccaaatgttatttatttttttcctccattgtcaaatcaattttcaaacCGAGGAACtctctgttttcaaaattttcactctCCTCCCAAGTAGATCGTCAATCTCCTCATCCAAATTAAGGTTTTTTGTGTCTTCATATCAGGTCTagaatttaaacttaaataattatgtatGATTAATTGTAGTGTTAGAAAGTAAGTAGTCTGTACTTGAACCCCCCCGTGAACCACCCTATAAACCCCCTGCGAGCCTCAATGTGAACCCCCTGGGAACCCCATATGGACACCATGTGAACCCCCATGTAAACCCTTGTGAGCACTCATGCGAACACCCCTGCAAATCCCTTGTGAACCCTTATAAGCAGCCCCAAAAATAGGTGAACCCCATGTATGCGAGCCATGTATTCAAACCTGTATGTGATCCCACATGCAAATCCTCAAAAGATTAAGTATGTGAACTCtcagtatatacatatataacatGCGAACCTTCTACTTGTTAGCAAGTGAACCTTAGGTGATTATTTATGCGAACTGAACAtagtgtaacagcccgtttttagtggaATCAAAACAGTGGTAAAAGGAGTAAATTGCGtataaaagggactaaatcgtgtaaattgtaaaagttgagttataatagctaaaggtattaaatagctatggaactttaaagtggaggtccttatatggtaatgaGACCATTAGTATGTTAGTGGATGGTAATAGCTTTGCATATTGTAcaattttttaagtatttaaaggttaattaagtaaataagtaattaaaattaattaaaataaaacccaagtatcatcttttcttctttgttcaaCCGATTGTGAAGAGAAGAAAGCCATTTTTGTTGAAGCTACATTCGGCCACTTTGATTACTCGATTAGGTATGCGTTTTTGTCCCATTTTTTATGAATTCTATGTTTTCGGGATTGTTGTAGCTTTATCTAGatagcctagggactaatttgtaaaactgttaactattagggttttaccattgatgaacatgcttgagttttgaagtttgatgataaaaaataaatggttagtattagataaacaaattttgtaaaggaatttttagtaaaattgttaaataggTAATACATTGAAAAATAGGAAATATTatatggtgaaattgtgaaataattgaAGTATAGTGCTTGATAAGGACCTATTTGACATTTGACCATGGTGGGTTATGgtgaaattgtgtaaatttccatttttataaactagggactaaattgcaaagaaattaaaagtataggggtaaaatggtaattttccaaaatgtgtgttggactaaattgaatgtgaaatataCTAAATTGGATGAAATTTATTCGTTTAGATCCAGTCAGATCTTGTATGGAGTGAGAtgaggcaaagagaaaatctcaGATTAATCGCCTCTATATCTACGTATAGtcattgaggtaagttcgtgtaattaaattgtgtaattatatgctttaattgaattatatgtatgtgatttgtatTATTGTCATTACCGATCGCATATTCGACGATGTACAATGATTACTgagtctcgtttgaaccttaagaaatTGTAGGacacaaatgacatgtcattagggttaccaattCATAGCTCAAGATAGCTTACCGATATTCAGTTAGCATGAGCTTACTGATattcagctcgtatgagcatacatgtgcaggaattgacggattatagtTCAGAACACCTTGTGTGTCCTTCCcgagtatccaacgatattctaaatggttcaacgggcaatatcATGTTACAAGATTATATGAATTCGATATGAACTACTGTAGGtaattacatgaaatacatggaaatgatgttacatgatatatatattgatatataaaatgaatgatacatgtatatggaatttgaatatttgttgagTTAATCCATGAATATTGGATATTATATGTGCTTTATATAGCTAACATGTTGGTGattatgtgtttaggcttttggccaatttGGTTGAGATATGCTATGCTTACTTATATTCattgtgattaaatggtaagttaaattctattttatacgaacttactaagcttaaatgcttactctatgttATTTTTGTGTTATATAGTGATTCAAAAGCTcatttgggttggaagcttatcggagctatatcacactatccatcggctcacTCGGTACTTTcgattgtttaattttggttataatgtcatgtataggttattttggctaatgttagcctatatgtgttttgttgagattggccacttatttggcttgtgttttggcacATTTTAGTTTGTGCATAATTGCCTTACATGGTTGATGTGTGGCTTGatttatggttgaatgatgaaaggTAAATTGGTAGTTGAATATGCTTatgatatatatgttttataatttggtGCTTTGTTATGGaaagcatatatgtatattgatgCTAGTTTGGCTTGTTTGGTATCATTTAAGAAGTTTTAGTATGTTTTGATAGGTAGGCTAAGTGGCATGAAATGATGCAAAATGGGTTGGTAAATTATTGGCTTATTTGGTTTAATAGTGTACATGATTATACATGTTTgcatattgtcatttgaggtggctaagagcatattggttgtatttgaataTACCACATGTTTAAAGCTTGCTCATGCTTATTTTGGATGCTTGAGTATAGCTAGTGTATGTGTACATTTTTGGGTGTTGGTTGGTGCCAAATTGAGTCAGAAatgtggcttgtaaaatggcatATTTTCGTTCACATaacagagacacgggcgtgtgcgttagccatgtgtgacacacgaccgtgtgtcccctgtaagtTTTAAAGGGTTTCAAgttaggctgttacacggcctgacacacgggtaTGTGAGGAAgcttcgaagggtacacggcttGGCGCACGGGCGTgcggcttggccgtgtgacccaagtcagtgtgTTACATGGGTAaggacacggtcatgtgtccctacttcgaatgcccacaggGCATAAGAAACGagtgtgtctcttggccgtgtgagtcacatggcctggccacacgaccgtgtgacccctgcagctttaaaaatttgcaatgttttttttaaaattctacgagtttttgatttagtcctaaCTTGTTTCTAACGCATATTTAGGGCCTCtggggctcgtataagggacagtatgtatgatttttaatagttttattatgaatattgataagTTATGAAATGATCGAAATTCTATTTTTTGTACTATAAACTTTGGTAATACTTCATAACCCTGATCTAGTGATGGATACTAGTTAGGGGTGTTAcgtttattggtatcagagctagttagTCAGTTCTCGGACTGAACGTAGCGTGTACaggtctagctatacatgccattatataacctgtgatagtgtgatatctcctgaccgttttaaaacatgttttcatatagaaaTGACATCCAATCGAGCTGACTCTGATGAAGTAGAGAGCAACGTTCAAGCCTCCATTCACGGAGTAACTTCAAGCGATACGAGGCTCATATCTGAGGGCcggggaggagaggctaaggaagtcttcttccagatgatgaatgagtggttcACCGAGTTTGTACGGACGAACCCGACTGTTCAACAACCTTCACCCTTTTTTGTTCCCCAATTGGTTCCTGTTATTCCTTAAGGTATGGAACCAATCCGAGTTAGtaagcctcctgttgataagATACGTAAGTACGGGGCTGAAGAATTCTAAGCTACAGCCGAGGATGATCCCGAGAGAGCTGAATTCTGGTTAAAGAATATGATCAGGGTTTTTTATGAGCTATCCTACACACCGGATGAATGTGTTAAATGAGTGGTATCATTGTTGAAAGATTCACCgtatcagtggtggaacacgTTGACTTCGATTGTGTTGAGAGAGTGGATCACctgggaatttttccaaaccAAGTTCCGGAAGAAATACATCAGTCAGATGTttctaaatcagaaacataaaaaattctaGAGCTTAAACAGGTTGTATAACTGTATTAGAGTATAAGCGGGAATTTTTTAGGTTGAGCAAATTTGCCCGAGAATATGTTTCGACCAAGACCgctatgtgtaaaagattcgaAGATGGGTTAAACGAAGACATAAAGCTTTTGGTGGGAATtctggaattgaaagaattcatTGTATCGGTTGACCAGGCACATAAGGCCGTGGAactgagtaaagagaaaagacatgcagattttgaagctagagacTCGAGAAAGAGATCGACTAGGAAGTCCTATCAGTCAGTAtcgaagaaatcaaaagaacatCACAACCATTCTACTGCTTCTTTGGGACATTCTAGTAGAGTCAGAGGTACCCGACACTCTAGTCCTAAACctcaggctacatctgtagcgaGTGTAGGTAGTGTCAGAGATGCCAAATCTTAATGTAAGCACTGTAATAGAGCATATTATGGTGAGTTTCAAGTGAAGAGTGTAGCATGCTTCAGGCGAGGTTCCTTAAaccactatcttagagattgcccTGAGAAAGAGAAAGCTTAGACCACGAGGCTGAGCAATACTGCtgcgagaggtagaccacctcgtaatcccAAAAATTTGAGTGGTAGCCGTGGCGTGACGAAAGACTCTATTATGAGACCTGAGGCACGAGCACCAGCTAGGGCTTACGTTATTCACGCGCGCGAGGATGCTTCTGCGTCAAATGTTATTACCGGTACTGTCTTTATTTATGATACTGATATAACTGCTTTGATTGATTCGGGATCAACCTATTTATATGTGTTTATgaatttagtgtctagtaaAAAATTACCTGctgagtccactgaattcgttGTTAAAGTGTCAAACCCCTTTAGTCAgtatgtgctagttgataaagtctgtaagaattgtcctttgatgactcgGGGTTATAGTTTTTCGGCTGATTTGATGCTGctaccatttgatgaatttgacgTGATTTTGGGCATTGATTGCTAGGTCTACATGATGATGTGGTAAATTGTAGACGAAAGCTTATCGTAataaaatgtcagaatggtgagaTGCTTTGTATTGAATCAGAAAATCTCAGTGGGTTGCCTATTGTGATATCAACTATGTCAGCAcagaagtatgtgagaaaaggttatAATGCTTACCTTACTTATGTATTGGTTTGTGAATAAGTACTAGTGGTTTGTGAGTATTccgatgtgtttccagaggagttacctGGATTACTACTGATTAGAGAAGTCAAGTTTGCTATAGAACTTGTACTGGAAACATCTCTGATATCGATAGCACCTTATAGAATGGCTCCTACGGAGTTAAAAGAGTCGAAAGTACAGTTGCATGAGTTGaaagataggggttttgctcgacccaaTTTTTCACCTTAGGGTACAATGGTTCTgttcgttaagaaaaaggacagaTCAATGAGATTATGTGTTGTTTATCGTCAGCTCAACAAggttacaatcaagaacaaatatcctctaccttgaattgatgatttgttcgatcagttgaaaggtaccacagtattctcgaagattgatctcTATTCCAGTTACTATCAGCTACAAGTGAAAGATTCAGAAGTGCCAAAGGCTACATTCAGAACCAGGTATAGACACTATAAATTTCTTGTAATgtcatttggtttaactaatgcacttGCGGTACTTATGGATTTGATAGATTTGTtatggtatttattgatgatattctaataTATTCCTGAGATGAGACTAAACATGCCGAGCATCTAAGAGTTATTTTGTAAACTCTACGAGATAAAAAATTGTttgctaaaattttcaaatgcgAGTTCTGGCTCCCAGAAATTGGTTTTCTGGGACATATATATCGGTCGAAGGCATCAGAGGTTATTCGAGTAAGATTTCCATAGTTTTTTACTAGAAACCATCGAGAAATGTACATGAAGTAAAATTTTTTCTGGGATTAGCTGATTATTACCAAAGATTCGTCAAAGTGTTCTCAATGATAGCTACATCGATGACCCaattattacagaaagatgtgaagtttgaatggCCTGATAAGTGTCAGGAAAGTTTTAACTAGTTGAAAGCACTATTGACTGAAGCACCAGTTGTAGTTCAGCCTAAATccggtaaagaatttgtgatttttagcgATGCATCATTCGATAGTTTAGGCtatgttttaatgcaagaaggcgaagtgatagcttatgcttccagacagttaaagccacacgaaaagaactatccgacacATGACTTATAGTTGGCAGCTATCATCCGGGAAAATCAAACGTAGTTGCTGACGCTTTGAGTAGATAGTCCTTATTTGCTCTGCGAGCGATGAGTACACGACCAATGTTATCTGATGATTGCTCGCTCTTAGCTAAGTTAAAAGCTAAACTGATGTTTTTACAGCAGATCTGGgaagctcagaaatgtgatACTGAGTTGTTAGCTAAATGGTTACAGTGTTAGTCGACTACCAATTCAGAATTTTAGATAGGGCCCAATGATTGTTTATTGTTtagaggtagagtttgtgtaccAAAGAATCCAGAGCTCATTCAGAGAATCTTACatgaagctcatagtggtagcttgtcTGTTTATCCGGGAAGTAATTAAATGTACAGTGATTTAAGatagatgtactggtggccaagAATGAAACGCGAGATATCTGACTTTGTATCTAGTTGTTTGATTTTTCAGCAAGTAAAAGctaaacatcaggtaccttcaggactGTTACGGTCAGTGATGATACCGAAGTGGAAATGGGATATAGAGTTACTATGGATTTCGTACCGGGGCTACTCCTatctccgaaa
The sequence above is a segment of the Gossypium raimondii isolate GPD5lz chromosome 4, ASM2569854v1, whole genome shotgun sequence genome. Coding sequences within it:
- the LOC128040458 gene encoding uncharacterized protein LOC128040458, coding for MRPEARAPARAYVIHAREDASASNVITGTVFIYDTDITALIDSGSTYLYVFMNLVSSKKLPAESTEFVVKVSNPFSQYVLVDKVCLHDDVVNCRRKLIVIKCQNGEMLCIESENLSGLPIVISTMSAQKYVRKEELPGLLLIREVKFAIELVLETSLISIAPYRMAPTELKESKVQLHELKDRGFARPNFSP